In the Lysinibacillus sp. PLM2 genome, one interval contains:
- a CDS encoding AntA/AntB antirepressor codes for MHFVTDIVDMFLETDSNDIHSKLPKYDKWFPRMCEYGFVEGTDFSTFLSESTGGRPAVDHQITIDMAKELCMIQRTPKGKQCRGYFLEIERRWNSPEAIMARALQIANQQLTQVRKQNKVLEGTVAVQNQQIAEMKPKVSYYDVVLNCKDLISTSAIAKDYGKSAIWMNRYLNKKGIQFKQGGIWLLYQKYAEKGYTSTKTHNYLGSNGQQHTKVHTYWTQKGRLFIYELMKADGILPQIEMEGV; via the coding sequence GGATATGTTTCTGGAAACGGATTCAAATGACATTCATTCTAAACTTCCGAAATATGATAAATGGTTTCCAAGAATGTGTGAGTATGGATTTGTGGAGGGTACGGACTTTTCGACATTTCTGTCGGAAAGTACAGGTGGAAGACCAGCTGTTGACCACCAAATAACAATTGATATGGCAAAAGAGCTATGCATGATACAGCGTACTCCAAAAGGAAAACAATGCCGCGGGTACTTTCTTGAAATTGAAAGACGATGGAACTCTCCAGAAGCAATCATGGCAAGGGCACTTCAGATTGCCAATCAACAGCTAACACAAGTAAGGAAACAAAATAAAGTGCTTGAAGGTACAGTTGCTGTTCAGAATCAGCAAATTGCAGAAATGAAACCGAAAGTGTCTTATTACGATGTGGTTTTAAATTGCAAAGACCTCATTTCCACATCAGCAATCGCCAAAGATTATGGTAAGTCAGCTATTTGGATGAACCGCTATCTTAATAAAAAGGGCATCCAATTTAAACAAGGCGGCATTTGGCTTTTATATCAGAAGTATGCGGAAAAAGGATACACCAGTACTAAGACACATAACTACCTTGGCAGTAACGGGCAACAGCATACAAAGGTCCATACATATTGGACACAAAAAGGCAGACTCTTCATTTACGAACTGATGAAGGCAGACGGTATTTTGCCTCAAATAGAAATGGAGGGTGTGTAA